A region of Haliotis asinina isolate JCU_RB_2024 chromosome 9, JCU_Hal_asi_v2, whole genome shotgun sequence DNA encodes the following proteins:
- the LOC137297362 gene encoding uncharacterized protein gives MMKLLVVAIVTVTAVMANSHHDYTDPKKFADYLKDIRKSHEFAHMNAAEKDLYHKLIQAAEQGSASLTTFISAQTFANIIRLIDHLDEDDIPHFEGYLEAHLQQGSGSGSTVVVKRRAGSTLFTFLRELHLAHKIEENLSHADMRVFLEILYAAEHNTLTQYIDQKGYAAVLDLMSQIEDDQVHGFDKMLIRHLEHEAALSQTTAPVVASTVTA, from the exons ATGATGAAACTTCTAGTTGTTGCCATAGTAACAGTGACGGCCGTCATGGCCAACAGTCATCACGACTACACAGATCCCAAGAAATTCGCCGACTATCTGAAGGATATTCGGAAGAGCCACGAGTTTGCCCATATGAATGCTGCTGAAAAGGACCTTTACCACAAGCTGATCCAGGCTGCCGAGCAGGGCAGCGCCTCCCTCACAACCTTCATCTCAGCCCAGACTTTCGCTAATATCATTCGCCTCATCGATC ATTTGGACGAAGACGACATTCCTCACTTTGAGGGTTACCTTGAGGCT CATCTACAGCAAGGCTCAGGCTCAGGCTCAACGGTAGTTGTC AAGCGAAGGGCTGGTTCCACCCTGTTTACCTTTCTGAGAGAACTTCACCTTGCACACAAGATTGAGGAGAATCTCTCACACGCCGACATGCGGGTGTTCTTGGAGATCCTGTACGCTGCTGAGCACAATACTCTCACCCAGTACATCGACCAGAAGGGCTACGCAGCCGTCCTTGACCTCATGTCAC AAATTGAAGACGATCAGGTTCATGGCTTCGATAAGATGCTGATTAGG CATCTCGAGCATGAGGCTGCATTGTCGCAAACTACCGCTCCTGTCGTTGCCAGCACAGTCACGGCCTGA